Genomic segment of Aureibacillus halotolerans:
AAGACAGAGAAGGAAACGAACTATTTTAGAGAACAACTGACTGCTAAGCTGCAGCGTAAAAAGCAGGGAATGGACACTGAAGCCAAGGAAAAATTTTCTGAGCTCGCCAATGACAAGTCTATTGATGAGTGGGTAAAGGAAATCCAATATTACACCCCATCTGAGGTTAAGCAACATGATATTCTTTTCGAGTATTTGGAGGTCTATCGTACGAAAGGCGATAAACGTTTTATATCGTATTTAGACGATGCCGTTACTGCGGTTGAAAGAGGATATGGTGAAGCAAACCACAGACCTGAAGACTATCTCAATGGGTTTACGAAGTTTATTAACGAAAATCTCAACGAAATACCAGCCTTGCAGTTGGTTTGCACGCGGCCACGTGATTTAACAAAAAAAGATTTGCGGGAACTAATGGCGGTTCTTGAAACGAAAAATTTCAAGCAATCCCACTTGCAAACTGCCTGGAAACAATCTAAAAATGAAGATATCGCTGCAGATATCATCAGTTTTATTCGTCAAGCCGCGTTAGGGGAAGCGCTGGTTGACCATGAAACACGAATCAAACGTGCTATGCAAAAGGTACATTCGCTTCATGAATGGACACCAAGGCAGAAAAAATGGTTGGACAGAATCGAAAAACAACTGTTACAATTCCCTGTGCTTGCACCTAATTCAGAGGATGCTTTTACCGAAGAACCATTTGTCAGTCAGGGTGGTTACAAGCAATTAAGAAGAGATTTTGGAGATCATATTGATGCAGTTGTCGAAACGATCAATGATCAATTGTATGCATCAGCAAGTTCATAACAAAAATCGCCTCTAATTCTGAGGCTTTTTTTGCGCTATACTAGTAAAGTAAAATCATACAAGAACTTTGGGGGACAACATGAACAATCAGGAAATCATTCAAAAGCTTTGGAATTTGTGCAACGTACTGCGTGATGATGGCATTACATACCAGCAATATGTAACAGAATTAACGTACTTACTGTTTTTAAAAATGATGAAAGAGCAAGAGCGAGAAGAGGTTATTCCTGATGGTTACCGTTGGGATAACTTAGTTAAAAAAGAAGGCATGGAGCTTAAGGATTTCTATCAGGAGCTTTTGCTTACATTAGGAAAAAACGAACATGAACGTTTACGCTTAATCTATAGCGATGCTTCCACAAGTATCACTGAGCCTAAGAACCTTGAGAAGATCATCAAGTCAATTGATGGCCTGGATTGGTACAACGCAAAAGAAGAAGGTCTCGGAAACCTGTACGAAGGCCTTCTCGAAAAAAATGCAAGTGAAACGAAATCGGGGGCAGGGCAGTACTTTACTCCTCGAGTTTTGGTTGATGTCATGGTTCAACTTGTTGATCCGAAAATTAAAGAGCGATGCAATGACCCAGCCGCCGGAACCTATGGCTTTATGATTGCGGCAGACCAATACTTGAAAAACAAAACAGATGACTATTTTGATATCGACCCTCAAACGGTCAAATTTCAAAAGGAAGAGGCTTTTAGTGGAATGGAGCTGGTCAAAGGAACACACCGTTTGGCAATGATGAACGCGTTGCTACATGATATTGAAGGCCCTTTGGAGAATGGGGATTCGCTCTCAAGCAACGGCAAATGGATGAAAAATTATGATGTCATCTTAACGAATCCC
This window contains:
- a CDS encoding N-6 DNA methylase, with the protein product MNNQEIIQKLWNLCNVLRDDGITYQQYVTELTYLLFLKMMKEQEREEVIPDGYRWDNLVKKEGMELKDFYQELLLTLGKNEHERLRLIYSDASTSITEPKNLEKIIKSIDGLDWYNAKEEGLGNLYEGLLEKNASETKSGAGQYFTPRVLVDVMVQLVDPKIKERCNDPAAGTYGFMIAADQYLKNKTDDYFDIDPQTVKFQKEEAFSGMELVKGTHRLAMMNALLHDIEGPLENGDSLSSNGKWMKNYDVILTNPPFGTKKGGERVSRDDLTFETANKQLNFLQVIYNALKDNGEARAAVVLPDNVLFESGVGAQIRRDLMDKCNLHTILRLPTGIFYAQGVKTNVLFFTREKTDKGNTKDVWVYDMRTNMPSFGKRNQLTMAHFEDFMKAYIAEKREEIQDERWHNFSRETIAKKNDSLDIGLIADETLSSYDNLPDPIESAEEAIAKLQKAMDLLGEVVEELKETEEDKVKN